A genome region from Mercenaria mercenaria strain notata chromosome 11, MADL_Memer_1, whole genome shotgun sequence includes the following:
- the LOC128547006 gene encoding uncharacterized protein LOC128547006, translating into MPRERARRQNREDGAAGRRRVEHAPDRRAIRAGARAAARDARRREVQNALRGGNGQENIPLPPPQFVTAEVQTDDCCFEQPHVAWIVGSSIPYWAEQRARYRSPSSSSNLGIDERKITVQWMTRRGMVWDEVRPMLARAFKEAPYLPDAIIIHCGGNSLLQQKKDTTLEPDIGYMRCDDNDNSKLLN; encoded by the exons ATGCCTAGGGAAAGAGCCAGAAGACAGAATCGTGAAGACGGAGCTGCTGGTCGAAGACGTGTTGAGCACGCCCCAGACAGAAGAGCCATCAGGGCAGGGGCTAGAGCTGCAGCCAGGGATGCAAGACGGAGGGAAGTGCAGAATGCCTTGCGTGGTGGTAACGGCCAGGAAAATATTCCTCTGCCTCCACCCCAGTTTGTTACAGCTGAGGTACAAACAGACGATTGTTGCTTTGAACAACCACACG TGGCGTGGATTGTGGGGTCCTCGATCCCCTACTGGGCAGAACAGAGGGCCAGGTATCGTTCCCCCAGTTCTTCCTCTAACTTGGGGATTGATGAAAGAAAGATCACTGTACAGTGGATGACAAGACGGGGCATGGTGTGGGACGAGGTCAGGCCAATGCTCGCACGGGCATTTAAGGAAGCGCCTTATCTTCCAGATGCAATTATCATCCATTGTGGTGGTAATTCTCTGCTTCAACAAAAAAAG GACACTACACTGGAGCCTGACATTGGGTACATGAGGTGCGACGACAACGATAATAGCAAGTTACTTAATTAG